A region of Candidatus Aegiribacteria sp. DNA encodes the following proteins:
- a CDS encoding TrkA family potassium uptake protein, translating to MHIVVAGAGLIGRELTRKLLDHKHDVVVIDIERKVCDNLYAETGALTVNGNATNLTTLKDAGIHRTDVLLCLMRNDVDNISCSILAKSLGVPRILARMRDTVYENAYELSGVTNIVRVADLLLDQLMMEIEQPPVKRIMSLGGGDAYVYAVHIPKGAPCIGKSVKDIAGADDFPKESLFMGIYQEENEKFQIPRGNYVLAENDTVFVIAHAGDIQLIAKVLGTV from the coding sequence ATGCACATAGTAGTCGCCGGAGCCGGACTCATAGGAAGGGAGCTCACAAGAAAACTGCTTGATCATAAACACGATGTTGTGGTAATTGATATAGAGCGAAAAGTCTGCGACAATCTCTACGCTGAAACTGGAGCCCTTACAGTAAACGGCAACGCAACGAATCTCACCACACTGAAGGATGCAGGCATTCACAGAACAGATGTACTGCTATGTCTGATGAGAAATGATGTGGACAATATTTCCTGCTCAATCCTGGCCAAGAGCCTGGGAGTACCAAGAATTCTTGCACGTATGCGCGATACCGTATACGAAAACGCTTACGAGCTTTCAGGAGTGACAAATATCGTAAGGGTAGCCGATCTCCTGCTCGATCAGCTGATGATGGAAATAGAACAGCCTCCAGTAAAGAGAATCATGTCACTTGGAGGGGGCGACGCGTACGTTTACGCTGTTCATATTCCGAAAGGGGCTCCATGCATAGGCAAATCGGTAAAGGATATCGCGGGAGCCGACGATTTCCCGAAAGAGAGCCTTTTCATGGGAATATATCAGGAAGAGAACGAAAAATTCCAGATACCCAGGGGGAATTACGTTTTAGCGGAAAATGATACCGTTTTCGTCATTGCCCACGCCGGTGACATTCAGCTGATAGCCAAAGTCCTTGGGACAGTGTAG
- the panB gene encoding 3-methyl-2-oxobutanoate hydroxymethyltransferase, translated as MKKDINLLEMKKSRGEKIVSLTAYDYMTARLEEEAGVDFILVGDSMAMVVFGEETTIGADIDVMIAHTKAVSRGAANTLVVGDMPFGSYENSDTQAVKNAVRFISEGGADAVKLEGGNNRSVSRVKAIIDSGIPVMGHVGLLPQSIGKTGGYKVVYSDKRDELFEEALSLQQAGAFSIVFECIEEELARELTGKLKVPTIGIGAGRYTDGQILVVNDMLGLSGKFKPKFLKKYAQMDCMILEALKKFSQEVIDGEFPAESHVYHSREEK; from the coding sequence ATGAAAAAGGATATCAATTTACTTGAGATGAAGAAAAGCAGGGGCGAGAAGATAGTGTCTCTTACCGCATACGATTACATGACCGCCAGGCTTGAAGAGGAAGCAGGAGTAGATTTTATACTTGTAGGTGATTCCATGGCAATGGTTGTATTTGGTGAAGAAACTACTATCGGCGCGGATATTGATGTCATGATTGCCCATACAAAGGCTGTTTCAAGGGGAGCCGCCAACACACTCGTTGTAGGTGATATGCCATTCGGATCTTATGAGAACTCCGATACCCAGGCTGTAAAGAACGCGGTGAGATTTATCTCTGAGGGCGGAGCTGACGCTGTCAAACTCGAGGGGGGCAACAATCGATCTGTATCCCGAGTGAAGGCTATCATCGATTCAGGAATACCTGTTATGGGGCATGTGGGATTACTTCCACAGTCAATCGGGAAAACTGGAGGTTACAAGGTTGTATACAGCGACAAACGTGATGAGCTATTCGAAGAAGCCCTTTCCCTGCAGCAGGCAGGTGCATTCTCAATCGTGTTTGAGTGTATTGAAGAGGAACTTGCACGAGAGCTTACCGGGAAACTCAAGGTTCCCACCATTGGTATAGGTGCCGGCAGGTATACCGATGGACAGATACTTGTAGTGAACGACATGCTTGGTCTATCTGGCAAGTTCAAGCCAAAGTTTCTCAAGAAATACGCACAGATGGACTGCATGATCCTTGAAGCTCTGAAGAAATTCTCGCAGGAGGTCATTGACGGAGAGTTTCCCGCCGAGAGCCATGTTTACCATTCCAGGGAGGAAAAGTGA
- a CDS encoding carbamoyltransferase, giving the protein MNTWILGISAFYHDSAACLVHNGKIIAAAQEERFTRKKHDHRFPVNAINYCLEEGGITADSLTYAAFYDKPFLKFERLLETYLSFAPSGLPSFLKSMPLWLKEKLWMGDRIRKNLEGFNGELFYPEHHQSHAASAFFPSPFDRAAVITMDGVGEWATASWGIGEGNQIKLMHELHFPHSLGLLYTAFTYYTGFKVNSGEYKVMGLAPYGEPRFVQTILDNIMDLKEDGSFRLNMKYFNYCQGLTMTSRKFHKLFGGPPRIPEKHITQRDMDLAASVQAVTEEVVLRTARHVRAKTGQKNLCLAGGVALNCVANGKILREGIFDNIWIQPAAGDAGGAVGAALFVWHQVLGKDREADGVNDIQNGSYLGPCWSDDEIESWLRKKDYPYRRLDDASASEEVTDALANGKVIGWFSGRMEFGPRALGNRSIIGDARNPEMQSLMNLKIKYRESFRPFAPSVLIEDVEEYFEIKEPSPYMLLVAPVRRDHRKDVSEDGKQLFGMEKLRIPRSDIPAITHVDYSARIQTVDSRHNPRYHSLISKFKKKTGYGIIINTSFNVRGEPIVCSPQDAYLCFMRTGMDMLALGNCLLRKIEQPELLEDKDWRKVYELD; this is encoded by the coding sequence ATCAATACGTGGATTCTTGGAATCTCCGCGTTTTACCATGACTCTGCAGCATGTCTGGTTCACAATGGCAAAATTATTGCGGCAGCTCAGGAAGAACGCTTCACCAGAAAGAAGCACGATCACAGATTCCCTGTAAATGCTATTAATTACTGCCTTGAAGAAGGCGGTATAACCGCGGATTCACTTACATACGCTGCGTTTTATGACAAGCCTTTTCTGAAGTTTGAGAGATTACTTGAGACATATCTGTCATTTGCGCCATCAGGTCTTCCATCCTTTCTGAAATCAATGCCCCTCTGGCTGAAGGAAAAACTCTGGATGGGAGATCGCATCCGAAAGAATCTTGAGGGATTCAACGGAGAATTATTCTATCCCGAACACCATCAATCACACGCAGCATCAGCATTCTTCCCCAGCCCCTTTGACAGGGCTGCTGTCATAACAATGGATGGTGTCGGTGAATGGGCAACCGCTTCGTGGGGAATCGGCGAGGGCAATCAAATAAAGCTCATGCATGAGTTACACTTCCCTCACAGTCTGGGGCTCCTGTACACTGCGTTTACATACTACACTGGTTTTAAAGTAAATTCCGGTGAATACAAAGTCATGGGCCTCGCGCCATATGGCGAACCTCGTTTCGTACAGACAATTCTCGATAATATCATGGACCTGAAAGAGGATGGAAGCTTCAGATTGAATATGAAGTATTTCAACTACTGCCAAGGTCTTACCATGACTTCCCGGAAGTTTCACAAACTCTTCGGAGGACCACCAAGAATCCCGGAGAAGCACATCACACAAAGGGACATGGATCTGGCTGCTTCTGTTCAGGCCGTTACCGAAGAAGTTGTCCTCAGAACAGCAAGGCATGTAAGAGCGAAAACCGGGCAGAAAAATCTCTGCCTTGCCGGAGGAGTTGCCCTGAACTGTGTTGCGAATGGTAAAATCCTGAGAGAAGGTATCTTCGATAATATCTGGATTCAACCTGCTGCAGGTGATGCAGGGGGTGCTGTTGGAGCCGCTCTCTTTGTTTGGCACCAGGTTCTGGGTAAAGACCGGGAGGCTGATGGTGTAAACGACATCCAGAACGGATCGTATCTGGGACCATGTTGGAGTGATGATGAAATTGAATCCTGGCTCCGGAAGAAGGACTATCCATACAGAAGGCTTGATGATGCAAGTGCTTCGGAAGAAGTAACCGACGCTCTTGCAAATGGCAAAGTCATTGGCTGGTTTTCCGGAAGAATGGAATTTGGACCTAGAGCTCTCGGAAACAGATCAATTATCGGAGACGCCAGAAATCCTGAAATGCAGTCATTAATGAACCTGAAAATCAAGTATCGGGAATCCTTCAGACCCTTCGCTCCATCTGTACTTATTGAGGATGTAGAAGAGTACTTCGAGATTAAAGAACCGAGCCCGTACATGCTTCTTGTTGCGCCTGTACGCAGAGATCACAGGAAAGATGTGAGCGAAGATGGAAAACAGCTGTTCGGAATGGAAAAGCTGAGAATTCCGAGATCGGATATTCCGGCAATAACTCATGTCGACTATTCTGCCCGCATTCAAACTGTAGACAGTAGACACAATCCGAGATATCACAGTCTGATTTCGAAATTCAAGAAGAAAACGGGCTATGGAATAATTATAAATACGAGCTTCAATGTAAGGGGAGAACCGATCGTATGCTCACCACAGGACGCATATCTCTGTTTTATGCGAACCGGGATGGATATGCTTGCTCTGGGTAACTGCTTGCTCCGCAAGATCGAACAGCCTGAACTGTTGGAAGACAAGGACTGGAGAAAGGTATACGAACTGGACTGA
- a CDS encoding S9 family peptidase, protein MKSRSLHSVIMILIGLILLVACGENGAPVVPEDSDVVIEHVESEGAADLIPRSVLFGNPERLRPQLSPDGDQIAYIAPVDSVLNLWVMNTDGSEARQLTYDTNRGVTNYFWAENGIDILYMQDQAGEENTHVYRLNVETEEVTDLTPFEEVKAYVSATDRDQPNTVIIEMNRNDPMFFDVYSCDLETGELTLLQENPGTTEDGCMILGYMTDEDLNIRGMATINPDDGTIAYYLKDAGSTEWKEFVSFSALDSVSPQRFSEDGRGLYYESNLESNTTTLFYQDLDTGEITEIAHDSLADVGGVSFDPFTGEPRAVSFHYLRRNVEVLDSSIQGDYDFLGEFYPGDFGITSRDNADSTWIVVYFTPQSPAIYYLYDRTLQKMTYLFNAIPALDDYQLAEIEPVLIPAHDGLILPSYLTLPLNVGDEPLPMVLYVHGGPWARDYFGYEPFAQMLANRGCAVLQVNFRASTGFGKEHLNAGNKEWGGLMQDDLTDAVNWAIEQGIADPERVVIMGGSYGGYATLAGVTFTPDLYCAGVDFFGPSDLITFRETVPPYWKPLDAMMNIRIGDMEDDSLMLKERSPLYFVENITVPMLVIQGANDPRVVQAESDQMVKALRENGNEVYYVVYDNEGHGFAIEANRLEFAGRIEEFLYNNVPGLECQMFEEIPNSTAHVR, encoded by the coding sequence ATGAAAAGCAGATCACTTCACAGTGTGATAATGATTCTTATAGGTCTGATTCTGCTGGTCGCATGCGGGGAGAACGGAGCTCCGGTCGTACCGGAAGATTCCGATGTTGTTATTGAACACGTTGAATCCGAAGGAGCGGCTGATCTTATTCCCAGATCTGTTCTATTCGGCAATCCTGAAAGATTAAGGCCGCAACTTTCTCCCGATGGTGATCAGATTGCTTACATCGCTCCGGTTGACAGCGTTCTTAATCTCTGGGTTATGAATACCGATGGATCCGAAGCCAGGCAGCTCACATACGATACAAATCGCGGTGTGACCAACTATTTCTGGGCGGAAAACGGTATAGATATCCTCTACATGCAGGATCAGGCAGGTGAAGAGAATACGCATGTGTACAGACTGAATGTTGAAACTGAAGAAGTAACTGACCTTACTCCTTTTGAAGAAGTAAAAGCCTACGTAAGCGCAACTGACCGGGATCAGCCTAATACGGTAATCATCGAAATGAACCGGAACGATCCTATGTTCTTCGATGTTTATTCCTGTGACCTCGAGACAGGGGAGCTTACTCTGCTTCAGGAAAACCCGGGAACGACCGAAGACGGCTGTATGATTCTTGGTTATATGACCGACGAAGATTTGAATATTCGAGGAATGGCCACCATCAACCCTGACGATGGAACCATAGCATATTATTTGAAAGATGCCGGCTCTACCGAATGGAAAGAGTTCGTCAGCTTTTCCGCCCTTGATTCGGTAAGTCCCCAGCGTTTCAGCGAGGATGGCAGGGGCCTTTATTACGAGTCCAACCTTGAATCCAACACGACCACGCTTTTCTACCAGGATCTGGATACCGGAGAAATAACTGAAATCGCTCACGATTCTCTTGCGGATGTGGGCGGTGTTTCCTTTGACCCCTTCACAGGTGAGCCCAGGGCAGTCAGCTTCCATTACCTCCGAAGGAACGTCGAAGTGCTTGATTCTTCGATTCAGGGTGATTACGATTTCCTGGGTGAATTCTATCCGGGGGATTTCGGGATCACTTCCAGAGATAATGCTGACAGCACATGGATAGTGGTGTATTTCACTCCACAGAGCCCTGCCATATACTATCTCTACGACAGAACACTGCAGAAAATGACATACCTTTTCAATGCTATTCCCGCCCTTGATGATTACCAGCTGGCAGAAATCGAACCCGTTCTTATTCCTGCACATGATGGACTTATTCTGCCCAGCTATCTGACACTTCCCCTTAATGTAGGTGATGAACCTCTTCCCATGGTTCTTTACGTGCATGGCGGTCCCTGGGCAAGGGATTACTTCGGTTACGAACCTTTCGCTCAAATGCTCGCTAACCGGGGCTGTGCCGTTCTGCAGGTGAATTTCAGGGCTTCAACCGGTTTTGGAAAAGAGCATCTCAACGCCGGTAATAAAGAGTGGGGCGGACTGATGCAGGATGACCTTACAGATGCTGTTAACTGGGCGATTGAACAGGGAATAGCTGATCCTGAAAGAGTAGTAATAATGGGAGGTTCCTACGGTGGTTACGCCACTCTTGCCGGAGTGACGTTCACCCCTGATCTATACTGTGCAGGAGTGGATTTCTTCGGACCATCCGACCTCATTACCTTCAGGGAAACCGTTCCCCCGTACTGGAAGCCACTGGATGCTATGATGAATATCAGGATTGGTGATATGGAGGATGATTCTTTGATGCTCAAGGAACGCTCTCCATTGTATTTCGTCGAGAATATCACCGTTCCCATGCTGGTAATTCAGGGCGCGAACGATCCGAGAGTGGTACAGGCGGAATCGGATCAGATGGTGAAAGCTCTAAGAGAGAACGGCAACGAAGTATACTACGTGGTTTATGATAACGAAGGGCACGGTTTTGCTATAGAGGCCAACAGGCTTGAATTCGCGGGAAGGATAGAGGAATTCCTCTACAATAATGTTCCCGGTCTTGAATGCCAGATGTTCGAGGAGATCCCAAACTCCACTGCTCACGTTAGATAA
- a CDS encoding TrkH family potassium uptake protein: protein MKGQYKHSTRVVAGYMGSLLFILGFILLIPLLFVLVFKGGNESGKTLIAFLLPAITALISGFLLRTKIGYKEPNSTQAMLICAMGWLVLSAVGALPFVIGIGASYIDAYFETMSGFTTTGITMFTGLDSMPRSIIFWRSLTQWVGGLGILTFFLAVLSRIPGAHLLFGAESHKISSGRPVPGMLNTVKILWIIYSSFTILIIVLLMLSGMSAFDSVNHSFTALSTGGYSPYDASIAHFSSLPDVNYVMIEYVLILGMILGGTSFLVHYRVLTGRIKSLWEDSEMKLWWVLIGGFTVLVLLDHLFLSPLGTAGAAAEPAVRTSLFQTVSIITTTGFGTQDITSAFFGTLARQLFLVMMVIGGCVGSTAGGIKVQRVVILTRIAKQQIRKLVVPRSATNRIVIDGKFLDESEIHRVSAIFFIWMGLLVFGGTVTAALSSLDGYASFSGMFSAMGNIGPCFISVNQMGTLNPIIKIVYIFGMLAGRLEILPLLLLFSPRAWRVW from the coding sequence ATGAAGGGACAGTACAAACACAGTACAAGAGTTGTTGCCGGATATATGGGATCGCTGCTTTTCATACTGGGTTTCATACTTCTCATTCCTCTGCTTTTCGTTCTTGTATTCAAAGGTGGAAATGAGTCTGGAAAAACGCTGATCGCCTTTCTTCTTCCTGCGATTACAGCCCTTATCTCAGGCTTTTTACTGCGAACAAAGATCGGATACAAAGAACCGAACAGCACACAGGCAATGCTGATCTGCGCTATGGGCTGGCTCGTTCTTTCAGCGGTTGGAGCCCTTCCATTTGTTATCGGTATTGGAGCAAGTTACATCGACGCGTACTTCGAAACTATGAGCGGCTTCACCACCACCGGAATAACGATGTTCACGGGGCTGGATTCGATGCCCCGCAGTATTATTTTCTGGCGCAGCCTCACACAGTGGGTGGGAGGTCTGGGAATACTTACATTTTTCCTTGCCGTTTTATCGAGAATCCCGGGCGCTCACCTTCTTTTCGGGGCGGAAAGCCACAAGATAAGCTCCGGAAGGCCCGTTCCGGGAATGCTGAACACGGTCAAGATTCTTTGGATAATTTACTCGAGCTTCACCATTCTTATCATCGTACTTCTGATGTTGAGTGGCATGTCCGCCTTTGACAGCGTGAATCACAGTTTCACGGCCCTTTCCACGGGAGGGTATTCACCTTACGATGCCAGTATAGCTCACTTTTCATCGTTGCCGGATGTCAACTATGTGATGATAGAGTACGTTCTGATTCTGGGCATGATTCTTGGAGGAACAAGCTTCCTTGTTCATTACAGAGTGCTCACGGGAAGGATCAAGTCCCTCTGGGAAGATTCGGAGATGAAACTCTGGTGGGTTCTAATAGGCGGATTCACTGTTCTTGTTCTGCTTGATCATTTATTCCTGTCCCCACTTGGTACCGCTGGAGCCGCAGCCGAACCGGCTGTAAGAACTTCCCTCTTCCAAACGGTTAGCATCATAACAACAACAGGATTCGGTACGCAGGACATAACGAGCGCTTTCTTCGGAACGCTGGCAAGACAGCTATTTCTTGTGATGATGGTGATAGGGGGGTGCGTGGGTTCAACCGCCGGTGGTATTAAAGTTCAGCGAGTAGTTATTCTGACGAGAATAGCCAAACAGCAGATCCGGAAATTAGTAGTACCAAGAAGCGCAACCAACCGGATAGTCATTGACGGAAAATTCCTGGATGAAAGTGAAATCCACAGGGTTTCGGCAATATTCTTCATCTGGATGGGACTCCTTGTCTTCGGTGGCACGGTAACCGCGGCGCTGTCATCACTTGACGGATACGCGTCCTTTTCCGGGATGTTCAGCGCGATGGGTAATATCGGCCCCTGTTTCATTTCCGTTAATCAGATGGGAACACTGAACCCGATAATAAAAATCGTATATATCTTCGGTATGCTTGCCGGAAGGCTGGAAATTCTTCCTCTCCTGCTTCTTTTCAGCCCGAGGGCATGGAGGGTATGGTAG
- a CDS encoding phosphatase PAP2 family protein, translated as MFSFRTIYSSVKDRNYRLILLFFTVYTAILLIVPIVRLVPRVPVPLLSFILFYFLYRWKKLPGVLRPWIFYPLLMFSYWQLQFVVSSNFQEYHGAGIIAFESKLFGELPVVWLQEHLYQGCISWFDYVFAVFHSSLFFIPIVFPLILIFRKGAERMKRATVAMTLISLAGYATYVLFPLTPPWMASLENMIPHVERITIRALGEIAPGGIISAFSPSPRGAMPSLHAGVPILVLMIAFREFRWKALWFAIVVVGICFEISYGAEHYIIDVVAGLAYAIVSYLVVYKWLIPDSRLASNSSVKVKEPLK; from the coding sequence TTGTTTTCGTTCAGAACGATATACTCTTCTGTAAAAGACAGAAACTACCGTTTGATCCTTCTATTTTTTACAGTTTACACTGCAATCCTGCTGATTGTTCCCATTGTAAGGCTTGTTCCGAGGGTTCCAGTTCCTCTTCTCTCTTTCATACTGTTCTATTTCCTGTACAGATGGAAAAAGCTGCCCGGAGTACTGAGACCGTGGATATTCTATCCGCTGCTCATGTTTTCGTACTGGCAGCTGCAGTTCGTGGTCTCATCGAATTTTCAGGAATACCATGGTGCTGGCATTATAGCCTTTGAAAGTAAACTGTTCGGAGAACTTCCTGTGGTCTGGCTTCAGGAACATCTATATCAGGGTTGTATATCATGGTTCGATTATGTTTTCGCCGTATTTCATTCTTCACTATTCTTCATCCCGATCGTATTTCCACTGATACTCATCTTCAGAAAGGGAGCGGAAAGGATGAAGAGGGCGACCGTTGCAATGACACTCATTTCTCTTGCAGGTTATGCGACCTATGTTCTATTTCCCCTTACACCTCCATGGATGGCTTCGCTTGAAAACATGATACCACATGTGGAAAGGATAACAATCAGAGCTCTCGGCGAAATCGCTCCAGGTGGAATAATTTCCGCTTTCAGCCCCAGCCCAAGGGGTGCGATGCCTTCGCTTCATGCCGGAGTACCGATACTGGTATTAATGATAGCTTTCCGTGAATTTCGATGGAAAGCCTTGTGGTTTGCAATAGTAGTTGTCGGTATTTGTTTTGAAATATCGTACGGCGCGGAGCATTATATTATTGATGTGGTTGCCGGTTTGGCCTACGCGATAGTATCCTACCTGGTCGTTTACAAATGGCTGATTCCAGACAGCCGCCTGGCATCGAATAGCTCTGTTAAGGTTAAGGAGCCATTAAAATGA
- the proS gene encoding proline--tRNA ligase has translation MAKNITNPEKDFAKWYQDVIREAELADSAPVRGCMIIRPYGYSIWENIKENLDARFKETGHKNAYFPLFIPESFIKKEAEHVEGFAPELAIVTHGGGKKLEEPLVIRPTSETIINHMFSKWINSYRDLPMLLNQWANVVRWEMRPRAFLRTTEFLWQEGHTAHADEKEAREETLRMLRVYTDFAENVAAIPVIPGRKTEREKFAGAVDSYTIEAMMSNGWALQSGTSHYLGTNFARAFDTMYLDSNNEQQFVHQTSWGVSTRLVGGVIMVHGDENGLRLPPKLAPVQVVIIPIARDDSARAEVMQVVDGIGNDLKTKDIRIEVDNREGMSPGFKFNYWEVRGVPLRLEIGPRDLEEGHVTASPRNKPGRDGKFTIPLESVVDRIPVLLDKIQDEMLDEAIRKRDARTYSVESFNDFREAIVNNPGFYNVWWDGNTEDEARLQQETKATVRCIPLEQPDGYGKCIMTGRKTNTRVVLARAY, from the coding sequence ATGGCAAAGAACATTACAAATCCTGAAAAGGATTTCGCGAAATGGTACCAGGATGTAATCCGTGAAGCGGAGCTTGCAGACTCCGCTCCAGTACGGGGATGTATGATAATTCGCCCTTATGGATACTCAATATGGGAGAATATTAAGGAGAACCTTGATGCACGCTTCAAGGAGACAGGACATAAGAACGCATACTTTCCTTTGTTCATACCTGAGAGCTTCATAAAAAAGGAAGCAGAGCATGTGGAAGGTTTTGCCCCAGAGCTGGCCATTGTCACCCACGGCGGAGGCAAGAAACTTGAAGAACCCCTGGTCATCAGGCCTACTTCCGAAACCATTATAAACCATATGTTCTCCAAATGGATCAACAGTTACAGAGATCTGCCCATGCTGCTTAATCAGTGGGCAAATGTAGTTCGATGGGAAATGCGTCCCAGGGCGTTCCTCAGAACCACTGAATTCCTCTGGCAGGAAGGGCACACCGCCCATGCGGATGAAAAAGAAGCCAGGGAAGAAACCCTTAGAATGCTGAGAGTATATACTGATTTCGCGGAGAATGTAGCCGCGATACCCGTAATACCCGGAAGAAAAACAGAACGGGAGAAGTTCGCCGGCGCAGTGGACAGTTATACAATAGAAGCCATGATGAGCAACGGCTGGGCCCTTCAGAGCGGAACAAGCCACTACCTTGGAACAAATTTCGCCAGGGCATTCGATACGATGTACCTCGACAGCAACAACGAACAGCAATTCGTGCATCAGACCAGCTGGGGTGTGTCCACAAGGCTTGTCGGGGGCGTGATAATGGTTCATGGTGATGAAAACGGTCTGCGTCTACCTCCCAAGCTTGCACCTGTTCAGGTGGTTATAATTCCAATAGCTAGAGATGATTCCGCTAGGGCTGAGGTTATGCAGGTTGTTGACGGTATCGGGAATGACCTCAAGACAAAAGATATTCGGATTGAGGTGGATAACCGTGAGGGTATGAGTCCCGGCTTCAAATTCAATTACTGGGAAGTCCGTGGAGTTCCACTGAGGCTTGAGATAGGGCCGCGTGACCTGGAAGAGGGACATGTAACGGCGAGTCCGAGGAACAAGCCGGGCAGAGATGGTAAATTCACCATTCCTCTTGAATCCGTTGTGGATAGAATTCCGGTGCTTCTTGATAAAATCCAGGACGAAATGCTTGATGAAGCGATCCGGAAGAGGGATGCAAGGACTTATTCCGTTGAAAGCTTTAATGATTTCCGCGAAGCCATAGTGAACAATCCCGGTTTCTACAATGTATGGTGGGATGGCAATACTGAAGATGAGGCAAGGCTGCAGCAGGAAACCAAAGCCACAGTAAGATGCATCCCCCTCGAACAGCCGGATGGCTATGGGAAATGCATCATGACCGGCAGAAAGACAAATACAAGAGTTGTTCTGGCCAGAGCTTACTGA
- a CDS encoding SGNH/GDSL hydrolase family protein — protein sequence MNKDYISNAKVEKEHSELRKTASSTARISIIAVGVLLIGTAILADLFKLSGPGIGRGQVIICLLGLIITSAGLIRRPIQAYRTLALVILNTIVLLILLELIATVVLRFYSSSDDRVKESVRDGIAQLYGPEYSPYVVWREREHTEEHLTILENGRRLTVGTSRSPDAFEVFCFGGSTMIGWGISDSVTIPSLLQAELDSILDIPVRVENFGQQAYVNTQELIELILQLRKGRRPDLVIFYDGINDTYSAYQSGVAGVPENLAEIMQKFGDNSDNQYEQSLLSSIVSYSNLFKLVKEFIPQSSASESAMSRIINYHTMGTQADSLAAEIVETYLSNCEIVLALADAYDFEPLFFWQPALGAGASKICTEREIEALNGMEPALTDLVNTTWNEAYNVGNSQSVYHYIGDCFDGFETELYAFDDFCHLNAEGNQIISSLMIDYMINDSLIPIPVCMP from the coding sequence ATGAACAAAGATTACATAAGTAATGCTAAGGTTGAGAAAGAACATAGCGAATTGAGAAAAACTGCTAGTTCAACTGCTCGTATCTCCATAATAGCAGTTGGTGTTCTTCTTATAGGCACTGCCATTCTTGCAGACTTATTTAAATTGAGTGGACCTGGGATTGGTCGCGGGCAGGTAATCATTTGTCTTCTAGGGCTTATTATTACTTCTGCGGGATTAATAAGACGTCCTATTCAAGCGTATAGAACCCTTGCATTAGTAATCCTTAATACGATTGTCCTGCTCATACTTCTTGAGCTGATCGCGACTGTGGTTCTTAGGTTCTACAGCAGCTCTGATGATCGAGTGAAAGAATCTGTTCGAGATGGAATTGCTCAACTATACGGACCGGAATATTCACCCTACGTAGTGTGGAGAGAACGTGAGCATACTGAAGAACACCTAACAATACTGGAAAACGGTCGGAGGTTGACAGTTGGCACGTCGAGGAGTCCTGATGCATTTGAAGTTTTCTGTTTCGGAGGTTCCACTATGATCGGTTGGGGAATTTCCGATAGTGTGACGATACCCTCTTTGTTGCAGGCAGAACTGGACAGCATTCTGGATATTCCCGTCCGGGTAGAAAATTTTGGTCAACAAGCATACGTGAATACTCAGGAGTTAATAGAGCTGATTCTGCAACTGAGGAAAGGCAGGAGACCGGATTTAGTCATTTTTTATGATGGAATCAACGATACATACTCTGCATACCAGTCCGGTGTTGCCGGAGTGCCTGAGAATCTTGCTGAAATTATGCAGAAATTCGGGGACAATTCAGATAATCAATATGAGCAATCCTTGTTATCATCAATAGTATCCTATAGTAACTTGTTTAAACTTGTTAAAGAATTCATTCCACAATCCAGTGCTTCGGAAAGTGCCATGTCAAGAATAATCAATTATCACACCATGGGTACTCAGGCTGATAGCTTGGCTGCGGAAATTGTGGAAACGTACCTCAGTAATTGCGAGATTGTATTAGCTCTCGCAGATGCGTACGATTTTGAACCGTTGTTTTTCTGGCAACCCGCTCTTGGAGCTGGTGCAAGTAAAATATGCACTGAACGTGAGATTGAGGCACTGAATGGAATGGAGCCTGCATTGACTGATCTTGTAAATACCACATGGAATGAAGCCTACAATGTAGGGAATTCTCAGTCAGTCTATCATTACATAGGGGATTGCTTTGACGGATTTGAAACCGAACTTTACGCTTTCGATGATTTCTGCCACCTAAATGCGGAAGGAAATCAGATTATATCTTCACTTATGATTGATTATATGATTAATGACTCTCTTATACCTATTCCGGTGTGCATGCCATAG
- a CDS encoding DUF5989 family protein, translating into MGHAKEIWDFLKVRKKWWLAPIIVVLLLLSLIIIFAQGSALAPFIYAIF; encoded by the coding sequence ATGGGACATGCAAAAGAGATCTGGGATTTTCTCAAGGTTCGTAAAAAGTGGTGGCTGGCTCCGATTATAGTGGTGCTGCTGCTGCTCAGCCTGATAATCATATTTGCACAGGGATCAGCTCTGGCGCCTTTCATCTATGCGATTTTCTAG